A window of Lacibacter sediminis contains these coding sequences:
- a CDS encoding murein L,D-transpeptidase catalytic domain family protein — translation MKLFRTNLLYIAITAFIILQIPIAIAGNSPDAGTLTHYINEVEEAAKVELNAEEMIAAKADSIYDTLHLLQAGLQEEAFELAYEGYYKLLEQGKMSKKDVLTIADFSKPSSEERLFVIDMEKGKILFQTLVAHGRKSGLIYATEFSNKPESNKSSLGFYLTMQPYYGGKGYALRLQGLEKGINDNAFERAIVLHGSDYVTSQFANSNGYLGRSLGCPAVPTKQTKAIINSIKNGSLLFIYHPTEEYKTKSTILNS, via the coding sequence ATGAAACTATTTCGTACCAACCTGCTGTATATTGCTATTACAGCATTCATCATATTACAAATACCAATTGCTATTGCCGGTAACAGCCCCGATGCCGGAACACTCACACATTATATAAATGAAGTGGAGGAAGCCGCAAAGGTTGAACTGAATGCAGAAGAAATGATCGCTGCAAAGGCCGACAGCATTTACGATACACTTCATCTTTTACAGGCAGGTTTGCAGGAAGAAGCATTTGAACTGGCATATGAAGGCTATTATAAACTTTTGGAACAAGGCAAAATGTCGAAAAAGGATGTGTTAACCATTGCCGATTTCTCGAAACCATCTTCTGAAGAGCGTTTGTTTGTGATTGATATGGAAAAAGGAAAGATCCTCTTTCAAACATTGGTTGCACATGGCCGAAAGAGCGGGCTAATTTATGCAACTGAATTTTCTAACAAACCTGAATCAAATAAGAGCAGCCTTGGTTTTTATCTCACCATGCAACCTTATTACGGTGGAAAAGGATATGCATTGAGGTTACAGGGTTTAGAAAAAGGAATTAATGATAATGCATTTGAACGGGCTATTGTTTTGCATGGTTCAGACTATGTAACAAGTCAGTTTGCTAACAGCAATGGTTATTTAGGTCGCAGCCTTGGTTGCCCTGCTGTACCAACAAAACAAACAAAGGCTATCATTAACAGTATTAAAAACGGAAGTCTTTTATTTATCTATCATCCAACAGAAGAATACAAAACAAAATCAACGATACTGAACAGTTAA
- a CDS encoding helix-turn-helix domain-containing protein: MQSVERNERFELAYRFVTETQESVFLTGKAGTGKTTFLKYLKEHTAKNTIVAAPTGVAAINAGGVTLHSLFQLPLHPLLPTNAGKQELLSKIRYNKQRLQLLRKMEVLIIDEVSMVRCDVMDAIDTILRSVRYQYELPFGGVQLLLIGDLFQLPPVAQNHEWAVLQEYYNSTFFFDSKAIQEQMPLLIELTTIYRQKEEQFVRLLNKVRNNQLDADDLEILNERYQPGFQPDRDETFITLTSHNNQAELINRQQLQRLTAPPYTYKAAIDGEFPENSYPADAELVLREGAQVMFLKNDTLSKRFFNGKIGVVHSLSDEEVIVRCGNENIRVQKETWDHSRYTLNRTDGKLEQDVLGTFEQYPLRLAWAITIHKSQGLTFEKVMIDAGLSFTSGQVYVALSRCTSLEGIVLLSKIQPNVIFSNQQVVDGQKALSPKGSLPQRFEEARKAFSQQLLEELFTFQQTALALKLLMQVASKHKFELNEGAEEWIGNMQFQFQQEQSVARKFLLQINQLLKEQPVVETNSQLQQRVKDAVNYFIPRFEELQQQLKQHPLITEHKTAADEVNEQLNTLFTALHTEIYFLKSGLQPFSITDHLRHKLNLVTPRVNITSYAANKKQTVVGINHPDLYFRLKTWRDRICDEQNMPIYLLANSNSLQEICTYLPFSKTHLQLLSGFGKAKADKYGDEIIEMVMGYCEEHGLETNIEAKKDSPKRERKEKSTEPKEDTKSVTLHLFNEGKTIKEIAATRKLTEGTIEGHLVDLIKAGTVKVEQLLTVEKLQTILNRIELFPEESNTAHKIALGDAYSFADVRAVQNHLQFMKENIVQ; this comes from the coding sequence ATGCAATCTGTGGAACGCAACGAAAGGTTTGAATTAGCGTATCGGTTTGTTACCGAAACGCAGGAAAGCGTGTTCCTTACCGGTAAGGCCGGAACAGGCAAAACAACTTTCCTTAAATATCTGAAAGAACATACTGCGAAGAATACTATTGTTGCTGCACCCACAGGTGTGGCTGCGATCAATGCAGGAGGTGTTACGTTACACAGTTTGTTTCAATTGCCTTTGCATCCTTTGCTGCCAACCAATGCAGGTAAGCAGGAATTGCTTTCGAAGATTCGTTATAACAAACAACGTTTACAGTTGCTTCGCAAAATGGAAGTGCTTATTATTGATGAAGTGAGTATGGTGCGTTGCGATGTAATGGATGCTATCGATACAATTTTAAGAAGTGTTCGCTACCAATATGAACTTCCGTTTGGTGGCGTGCAACTATTGTTAATCGGTGACTTGTTTCAGTTGCCGCCCGTTGCACAAAATCATGAATGGGCTGTGTTGCAGGAATATTATAATTCTACTTTCTTTTTCGACAGTAAAGCCATACAGGAACAAATGCCTTTGCTGATCGAACTCACAACGATCTACCGACAAAAAGAAGAACAGTTTGTTCGCTTGCTGAACAAGGTGCGTAACAATCAGCTTGATGCGGATGATCTGGAAATATTGAATGAACGTTATCAACCCGGCTTTCAACCCGATCGTGATGAAACATTCATTACACTCACATCTCACAATAACCAGGCAGAATTAATTAACCGTCAGCAATTGCAACGGTTAACAGCACCACCTTATACTTACAAAGCAGCAATTGATGGCGAGTTCCCGGAGAATAGTTATCCGGCCGATGCAGAGTTGGTGTTGAGAGAAGGTGCACAGGTGATGTTTCTGAAAAATGACACTCTAAGCAAACGTTTCTTCAATGGAAAGATCGGTGTGGTGCATTCATTAAGTGATGAAGAAGTGATTGTAAGATGTGGCAATGAAAACATCCGTGTACAAAAGGAAACATGGGATCATTCACGTTACACACTTAATCGCACCGATGGAAAACTTGAACAGGATGTGTTGGGAACATTCGAACAATATCCATTGCGATTGGCTTGGGCCATTACTATTCATAAAAGTCAGGGCTTAACATTTGAAAAAGTAATGATCGATGCCGGTCTTTCATTCACCAGTGGACAGGTTTACGTTGCATTAAGCCGTTGCACCAGTTTAGAAGGAATTGTGTTGTTGTCAAAAATTCAACCCAATGTGATCTTCAGTAATCAGCAGGTAGTTGATGGGCAAAAAGCATTGTCGCCAAAAGGTTCTTTGCCCCAACGATTTGAAGAAGCACGAAAAGCCTTCTCACAACAATTACTGGAAGAATTATTTACATTTCAACAAACAGCATTGGCGTTAAAACTGTTGATGCAGGTTGCAAGCAAACATAAATTTGAATTGAATGAGGGAGCAGAAGAATGGATCGGTAACATGCAATTTCAATTTCAACAGGAACAATCTGTGGCGAGAAAGTTTTTACTCCAGATCAATCAATTGCTTAAAGAACAACCGGTTGTTGAAACAAACAGCCAGTTGCAGCAGCGTGTAAAAGATGCCGTGAATTATTTTATTCCACGTTTTGAAGAATTGCAACAACAGTTAAAGCAGCACCCACTCATTACCGAACATAAAACAGCTGCAGACGAAGTAAATGAACAATTGAATACTTTGTTTACGGCATTGCACACCGAGATCTATTTTTTGAAATCTGGATTACAACCGTTCTCAATCACTGATCATTTGAGGCACAAACTTAATCTTGTTACACCTCGTGTAAATATTACCAGTTATGCTGCCAATAAAAAGCAAACTGTTGTCGGCATCAATCATCCTGATTTGTATTTCCGGTTAAAGACATGGCGTGACCGTATTTGCGATGAACAGAATATGCCTATTTATTTGTTGGCTAACAGTAACAGCTTGCAGGAGATCTGCACTTATCTGCCTTTCTCAAAAACGCATCTTCAATTACTTTCAGGATTTGGCAAGGCCAAAGCCGATAAGTATGGTGATGAAATAATAGAAATGGTGATGGGCTATTGCGAAGAACACGGTCTTGAAACAAATATCGAAGCAAAGAAAGATAGCCCAAAGCGTGAGCGTAAAGAAAAATCAACCGAACCAAAAGAGGACACAAAATCTGTAACGCTTCATTTGTTTAACGAAGGGAAAACAATTAAAGAAATAGCAGCAACTCGTAAATTGACAGAGGGCACAATCGAAGGTCATTTAGTTGATCTCATCAAAGCCGGTACAGTAAAAGTGGAGCAGTTATTAACTGTCGAAAAACTCCAAACCATTTTAAACAGGATCGAATTGTTTCCTGAAGAGTCAAACACAGCTCATAAAATTGCCCTGGGCGATGCGTATAGTTTTGCAGATGTGCGTGCAGTGCAAAATCATTTGCAGTTTATGAAAGAGAATATTGTGCAGTAA
- a CDS encoding cysteine desulfurase family protein, giving the protein MQYPIYLDYNATTPCDTRVMEEMLPYFTSRFGNAASRTHAYGWVAEEAVTIGRERVAKLIGSDPSELIFTSGATEAVNLALRGVYETYQSKGKHIITYQTEHKAVLDTCAYLEKQGATVTYLPVDANGLPDLPLLEKNIQADTILIAAMYANNETGVLFPIKEMTAIAKKTGVLFFSDATQAVGKIPVDVLKDDIDLLALSAHKFYGPKGVGALYVRRKNPRVKLSPLQYGGGHEKGLRSGTLNVPGIVGLGKACDICLLDMQTDRLRIEQLRDQLLNGLLELGCTRLNGDKNFLLPHVANVSFDFNGAAQLIGQLSKHVAVSSGSACTSASAEPSHVLKAMGLKDEVAIGSIRFSLGRFTTEEEIIEVLKKIRQVVEGLQTI; this is encoded by the coding sequence ATGCAATACCCCATCTATCTCGATTATAATGCCACAACTCCCTGTGACACAAGGGTGATGGAAGAAATGTTGCCCTATTTTACCAGCCGATTTGGAAATGCAGCCAGCCGAACGCATGCGTATGGGTGGGTGGCGGAAGAAGCTGTTACGATAGGTCGGGAGAGAGTTGCAAAGCTGATAGGGTCTGACCCCTCAGAACTGATCTTCACTTCCGGAGCGACCGAAGCTGTTAATCTTGCATTGCGGGGTGTTTATGAAACCTATCAATCGAAGGGCAAACATATTATTACCTACCAAACGGAACACAAAGCCGTGTTGGATACTTGTGCTTATTTAGAAAAACAGGGCGCAACAGTAACCTATCTTCCTGTTGATGCAAATGGATTGCCCGATCTGCCTCTGCTTGAAAAAAACATACAAGCTGATACGATACTGATTGCAGCGATGTATGCCAATAACGAAACGGGTGTTTTGTTTCCGATAAAAGAAATGACAGCCATTGCAAAAAAAACCGGCGTGCTGTTTTTCAGCGATGCCACACAGGCAGTTGGAAAAATTCCGGTTGATGTGTTGAAAGATGATATTGATCTGTTGGCCTTATCGGCACATAAATTTTATGGTCCGAAAGGAGTGGGTGCTTTGTATGTGCGCAGGAAAAATCCAAGAGTAAAATTAAGTCCGCTTCAGTATGGCGGTGGTCATGAAAAAGGGTTGCGAAGCGGCACATTGAATGTGCCCGGTATTGTTGGGCTTGGCAAAGCATGTGACATTTGTTTGTTGGATATGCAAACTGATCGCTTACGAATTGAGCAACTGCGTGATCAATTGCTGAATGGGTTGTTGGAGCTTGGGTGTACCAGGCTTAATGGCGACAAAAACTTTTTACTTCCGCATGTTGCAAATGTTTCATTTGATTTCAATGGTGCTGCGCAACTCATTGGCCAGCTTAGTAAACATGTAGCGGTATCATCAGGATCTGCATGTACTTCAGCGTCGGCAGAACCATCGCATGTATTAAAAGCAATGGGTTTGAAAGATGAAGTGGCGATTGGTTCTATACGGTTTAGTTTGGGCCGCTTTACAACTGAAGAAGAAATTATTGAAGTATTGAAGAAGATCAGGCAGGTAGTAGAAGGCTTGCAAACGATTTGA
- the rpoN gene encoding RNA polymerase factor sigma-54 produces the protein MALSQGLHQKLLQKLSPQQIQLMKLLQVPTANLEERIKEELEENPALEQSNEENDDQDTGEVKDEFDTSDEEEYDLDGGEDEYDNIDIHEYVNEGDDDIADYRMRDDNYGEQEEHKTTPVKLETSFYELLLQQLGMLKLDDKRKVIAEQVVGSIDDDGYLRRENSAIVNDLAFRQNIDASEADVEEVIEIIQHFDPPGICARDLQECLLIQLRHKQKTNTSKDIEQAITILEKYFDEFTKKHYEKIQRSLTLDDEQLRAIIQQIVKLNPKPGGNVGSVNKAETYIVPDFFILNNGGKLELTLNSRNAPDLRISEGYRDMLKEYDKGSKRDKRQKEAVLFIKQKIDAAKWFIDAIKQRQNTLLHTMTSIMRHQEEFFLTGDETNLRPMILKDIAEKTGLDISTVSRVANSKFVQTEFGTYRLKFFFSESLSTESGEEVSTREVKKILFDMVDAEEKRKPLSDERLTELLQEKGYNIARRTVAKYREQLNIPVARLRKQL, from the coding sequence ATGGCACTGAGTCAGGGACTACATCAAAAATTACTGCAAAAGTTATCGCCCCAGCAAATTCAATTAATGAAGTTGCTGCAGGTACCTACGGCTAATCTGGAAGAACGGATTAAAGAGGAGCTGGAAGAGAACCCCGCATTGGAACAATCGAACGAAGAAAATGATGACCAGGATACCGGTGAAGTGAAAGATGAATTTGATACATCTGATGAGGAGGAATATGATCTGGATGGGGGCGAAGACGAATACGATAATATCGATATTCATGAATATGTAAATGAAGGCGATGATGATATTGCTGATTACCGTATGCGGGATGATAATTATGGTGAACAGGAAGAGCATAAAACCACACCGGTAAAACTGGAGACAAGTTTTTATGAACTCCTGCTTCAGCAGTTAGGTATGTTGAAACTGGATGATAAGCGGAAGGTAATAGCTGAGCAGGTTGTTGGTAGTATTGACGATGATGGTTACCTGCGCAGGGAAAACAGTGCTATTGTAAACGACCTTGCATTCAGACAAAATATTGATGCTTCGGAAGCAGATGTAGAAGAAGTAATTGAGATCATTCAGCATTTCGACCCACCTGGTATTTGTGCAAGAGATCTTCAGGAATGTTTGCTCATTCAGTTGCGGCACAAACAAAAAACAAATACATCCAAGGATATAGAGCAGGCTATTACAATACTGGAGAAGTATTTTGATGAGTTTACAAAAAAGCATTACGAAAAAATTCAACGCAGTCTTACTTTGGATGATGAGCAATTAAGAGCAATCATTCAGCAGATCGTTAAACTAAACCCCAAGCCAGGCGGTAATGTTGGATCAGTAAATAAAGCAGAGACATACATTGTTCCCGATTTCTTTATACTGAATAACGGGGGTAAACTTGAGCTCACATTAAACTCCCGTAATGCACCTGATCTGCGAATCAGCGAAGGTTACCGTGACATGCTGAAGGAATATGATAAGGGCAGCAAAAGAGATAAACGTCAAAAAGAAGCAGTTCTTTTCATTAAACAAAAAATTGATGCAGCAAAATGGTTTATTGATGCTATAAAGCAAAGGCAAAACACATTGCTGCATACCATGACTTCCATCATGCGCCACCAGGAAGAGTTTTTCCTTACAGGGGATGAAACCAACCTGCGACCAATGATCCTGAAAGACATTGCCGAAAAAACCGGATTGGATATTTCAACGGTGAGCCGTGTAGCCAACAGTAAGTTTGTGCAAACAGAATTCGGCACGTATCGATTGAAATTCTTCTTTAGTGAATCGCTAAGTACAGAGAGCGGTGAAGAAGTATCTACCCGTGAAGTGAAAAAGATACTCTTTGATATGGTAGATGCTGAAGAAAAACGAAAACCATTGAGCGATGAACGTTTAACTGAACTCCTTCAGGAAAAAGGCTATAATATTGCACGCAGAACCGTGGCAAAATACAGGGAACAGTTGAATATACCTGTGGCCAGGTTACGTAAACAATTATGA
- a CDS encoding single-stranded DNA-binding protein, producing the protein MYALKNKVQLIGNLGNAPEVRTLESGKKMARFNVATSESYRNAKGEKITETQWHTLVAWGKVAEIAEKYLSKGKEVMIEGKLINRSYNDKDGNKKYITEVQVSEILMLGGKDMN; encoded by the coding sequence ATGTACGCATTAAAAAACAAAGTGCAATTGATCGGTAACCTCGGTAATGCACCTGAAGTAAGAACATTGGAAAGCGGAAAGAAAATGGCACGCTTTAACGTTGCCACCAGTGAAAGCTATCGCAATGCTAAAGGCGAAAAGATCACCGAAACACAATGGCACACACTTGTGGCCTGGGGTAAGGTAGCCGAGATCGCTGAAAAGTATTTGTCGAAAGGAAAGGAGGTGATGATTGAGGGTAAACTCATCAACCGCAGTTATAACGATAAAGACGGAAATAAGAAATACATCACTGAAGTGCAGGTAAGTGAAATTTTAATGCTCGGTGGAAAAGACATGAATTGA